A single region of the Podospora pseudopauciseta strain CBS 411.78 chromosome 1, whole genome shotgun sequence genome encodes:
- a CDS encoding hypothetical protein (EggNog:ENOG503Q41Q; CAZy:GH16; COG:G), whose protein sequence is MVKPTAFSRGALLASLAQATTAASTSRYTLTQVFNATNFFSEFTFFDQPDPTHGFVEYVDAPTANRLSLAGYSQNGVYLGVDHTNTTTTGRKSTRVTSNQAFTKGLFIADIAHMPASASSSCGLWPAYWMFGPDWPTSGEIDILEGVNTQKSNSITLHTAKGCEMANTGSLGSTKLANGNCEGNTGCGQTTSATNNYGAGFNDIGGGIYALEWTDDHIAVWFFPRNSNTCKSLAAASPSSVPNTSNFGTPLAKFVGNGSGNCSIPNHFKDHNIVFDTTFCGDWAGQVWGQDDTCKSLADTCEDWVGQNPEGFQEAYWLVNDIKVYQQVDQGPAAGQTDGGFGVQRKPDEERRRARSFEA, encoded by the coding sequence ATGGTCAAACCAACAGCTTTCTCACGAGGAGCCCTCCTGGCCTCTCTGGCCCAAGCCACGACAGCAGCATCTACCTCGAGATATACACTCACGCAGGTCTTCAACGCCACCAACTTCTTCTCCGAATTCACCTTCTTCGACCAGCCCGACCCGACCCACGGGTTCGTAGAGTACGTGGACGCACCCACCGCCAACCGCCTCTCCCTTGCCGGCTACAGCCAAAATGGTGTCTACCTTGGTGTTGAtcacaccaacaccaccacaaccggCCGCAAGTCTACCCGTGTCACCTCTAACCAGGCCTTCACCAAGGGTCTGTTCATCGCCGACATAGCCCACATGCCCGCCTCGGCATCATCGTCTTGCGGACTCTGGCCGGCCTACTGGATGTTCGGTCCTGACTGGCCCACCTCTGGCGAGATTGATATCCTGGAAGGCGTCAACACCCAAAAGTCGAATTCGATAACATTGCATACGGCCAAAGGGTGTGAGATGGCCAACACTGGCTCGCTGGGGAGCACCAAATTGGCAAATGGCAATTGCGAGGGTAATACTGGGTGCGGCCAGACGACATCAGCTACCAATAACTATGGTGCTGGGTTCAACGACATTGGCGGCGGTATTTATGCCTTGGAGTGGACCGATGACCACATTGCTGTTTGGTTCTTCCCGAGGAACTCCAACACTTGCAAGTCCTTGGCCGCCGCATCTCCTTCGTCAGTGCCGAATACCAGCAACTTTGGGACGCCTCTCGCAAAGTTCGTCGGGAATGGATCAGGGAACTGCTCTATCCCTAACCACTTCAAGGACCACAACATTGTCTTTGACACGACGTTTTGCGGTGATTGGGCTGGACAGGTCTGGGGACAGGATGATACCTGCAAGAGTCTTGCTGACACGTGCGAGGACTGGGTCGGGCAGAATCCAGAGGGGTTTCAGGAGGCGTACTGGTTGGTGAATGATATCAAGGTTTATCAGCAGGTTGATCAGGGGCCGGCTGCTGGGCAGAcggatggggggtttggggttcAGAGGAAGCcggatgaggagaggaggagggcgaggagtttTGAGGCTtga
- a CDS encoding hypothetical protein (COG:O; EggNog:ENOG503P0XE), translated as MKFSTTLSNGPPKYTLRTRQPLSFNRHCRYLSSRTHHKSLLTIAIETSCDDTCVAILEKAGPAARLQFNKRIPSNHVEFKGIHPTIASKSHEIQLAKLVNEAVQSLPEHTNHSPEVKTISIRDPQTGKPTPRRLPDFVSVTRGPGFPRCLDVGLGVAKGLSVAWQVPFLGVHHMQGHALTPRLDHALQQPFPPSSSTPSSKLSPKFPFLTLLASGGHTQLLLSTTLTTHTILATVTNISLGDMLDKAAREILPPSLLSSLPNIAYAAALEQFAFPSPSYKYTPPPNRHSETLPSPLPSPPFEPGWSLTPPLPLSKEMTFNFSGFGGQVQELAQFYPHTKLDRVRAEESNQILSPPSLTTEQRRILARETMRLAFEHLASRVVFALRELQPVSEADKRHGTGRNDLKRLKGLLRGGQKIETLVLSGGVASNKFLRHVLRSVLDQRGWPDIKLAAPPVSLCSDNAAMIAWAGMEMFETEGVETDLGVRSIQRWSLDESLGEEGTRGVMGVDGWLKRQKIQDTPAPQLQRLLHRQVVPVLGIQHAIRKRLAGPDAKQVPRQPRAVAVNVVQRRPFLLGDAGAHGAHRQALALVLVHQVGEDLARGRDRDSPLVAELVEAALHTEPGEPVLAVGGAAGHGAEEVGIDLDDLFDRLGGDPVAGRGAGIGRDDDATLEAEGERGGAVGDLDGAVGVGAVVGCCAEPGRGLE; from the exons ATGAAATTCTCAACCACCCTGTCCAATGGGCCACCAAAATATACACTGAGAACAAGGCAGCCATTATCATTCAACAGACACTGTCGATACTTGAGTAGCCGCACTCACCACAAATCTCTCCTCACTATTGCCATAGAGACATCATGCGATGACACCTGTGTCGCTATCCTCGAAAAAGCAGGCCCAGCAGCACGCTTACAGTTCAACAAGAGAATACCATCAAACCATGTTGAATTCAAGGGCATACATCCTACAATAGCCTCCAAATCGCACGAGATTCAGTTGGCTAAGCTGGTCAACGAAGCTGTACAGTCACTACCAGAGCACACCAACCACTCCCCAGAGGTCAAAACCATTTCTATCCGCGACCCACAAACAggcaaacccaccccccgaCGACTTCCTGACTTTGTCTCCGTGACAAGAGGCCCAGGCTTCCCACGATGTCTAGACGTCGGCCTCGGAGTAGCCAAAGGCCTCTCTGTCGCCTGGCAGGTCCCCTTCCTAGGAGTTCATCACATGCAAGGCCACGCCCTCACCCCCCGCCTCGACCACGCCCTACAAcaacccttccccccttcctcctcaaccccctcatcaaaaCTCTCCCCTAAATTTCCCTTCCTaaccctcctcgcctcaGGAGGCCAcacccagctcctcctctccaccaccctaaCAACCCACACCATCCTCGCAACAGTAACCAACATCTCCCTAGGCGACATGCTCGACAAAGCCGCGAGGgaaatcctccccccctccctcctcagctcCCTCCCAAACATAGCCTACGCCGCCGCCCTGGAACAGTTCgccttcccctctccctcctacAAGtacaccccccctccaaaccggCACTCCgaaaccctcccctcccccctcccctccccaccattTGAGCCCGGGTGgtccctcaccccccctctccccctaAGCAAAGAAATGACCTTCAACTTCTCCGGCTTCGGCGGCCAAGTCCAGGAACTAGCCCAGTTCTACCCCCACACCAAACTCGACCGCGTCAGAGCCGAGGAATCCAACCAAATactctcccccccatccctcacAACCGAACAGCGCCGGATTTTAGCAAGAGAAACAATGAGGCTGGCATTCGAGCACCTCGCTTCAAGGGTCGTTTTTGCGCTGAGGGAACTCCAGCCTGTGAGCGAGGCCGACAAGAGGCATGGTACCGGGAGGAATGATCTGAAAAGATTGAAGGGGCTGTTGAGGGGAGGACAAAAGATCGAGACGTTGGTGCTGTCGGGGGGCGTGGCGTCGAATAAATTTCTGAGACACGTCCTGAGGAGTGTCCTCGATCAGAGGGGGTGGCCTGATATAAAGCTGGCTGCTCCGCCTGTGAGTCTTTGTAGCGACAACGCGGCCATGATTGCATGGGCGGGGATGGAGATGTTCGagacggagggggtggagacTGATTTGGGAGTGAGGTCAATTCAACGCTGGTCGTTGGATGAGAgtcttggagaggaggggacgaggggggtgatgggggttgaCGGGTGGCTCAAGAGGCAGAAGAT CCAAGATACTCCTGCTCCCCAGCTccagcgcctcctccaccgtcaaGTCGTACCTGTACTCGGCATCCAGCACGCCATACGCAAACGTCTGGCCGGACCCGACGCAAAACAGGTTCCCCGCCAGCCTCGTGCCGTCGCTGTCAATGTAGTACAGCGCCGGCCCTTCCTCCTTGGTGACGCCGGCGCACATGGTGCCCATCGACAggcccttgcccttgtaCTGGTACACCAGGTTGGCGAGGATCTTGCTCGCGGCCGCGACAGAGATTCTCCTCTTGTGGCGGAGCTCGTGGAGGCGGCACTGCATACCGAGCCAGGCGAGCCAGTACTGGCAGTCGGCGGCGCCGCCGGCCATGGTGCCGAGGAGGTCGGAATTGATCTCGATGACCTTTTTGACCGTCTGGGAGGCGATCCAGTTGCCGGCCGTGGCGCGGGAATCGGTCGCGACGATGATGCCACCCTGGAAGCGGAAGGCGAGCGTGGTGGTGCCGTGGGCGATCTTGATGGGGCAGTGGGGGTTGGAGCGGTCGTCGGTTGCTGCGCGGAGCCAGGCCGAGGGCTGGAGTAA
- the PRE2 gene encoding Proteasome subunit beta type-5 (COG:O; MEROPS:MER0001516; EggNog:ENOG503NXDJ), which produces MDTLVARYSRPTYTQNELFTEQEQEEFAAGSIPNLSLKFAMPPVAQPSAWLRAATDDRSNPHCPIKIAHGTTTLAFRFQGGIIVATDSRATAGNWIASQTVKKVIEINSDLLGTMAGGAADCQYWLAWLGMQCRLHELRHKRRISVAAASKILANLVYQYKGKGLSMGTMCAGVTKEEGPALYYIDSDGTRLAGNLFCVGSGQTFAYGVLDAEYRYDLTVEEALELGSRSILAATHRDAYSGGFINLYHVKETGWEKHGFTDTNPVFWKTKLEKGEFSNVTSDFSEEV; this is translated from the exons ATGGACACCCTCGTTGCGCGGTACAGTCGCCCGACCTACACCCAGAATGAGCTGTTCAcagagcaggagcaggaggagttCGCCGCCGGGTCTATTCCCAACCTTTCGCTGAAGTTTGCCATGCCGCCCGTAGCTCAG CCCTCGGCCTGGCTCCGCGCAGCAACCGACGACCGCTCCAACCCCCACTGCCCCATCAAGATCGCCCACGGCACCACCACGCTCGCCTTCCGCTTCCAGGGTGGCATCATCGTCGCGACCGATTCCCGCGCCACGGCCGGCAACTGGATCGCCTCCCAGACGGTCAAAAAGGTCATCGAGATCAATTCCGACCTCCTCGGCACCATGGCCGGCGGCGCCGCCGACTGCCAGTACTGGCTCGCCTGGCTCGGTATGCAGTGCCGCCTCCACGAGCTCCGCCACAAGAGGAGAATCTCTGTCGCGGCCGCGAGCAAGATCCTCGCCAACCTGGTGTACCAGtacaagggcaagggccTGTCGATGGGCACCATGTGCGCCGGCGTCACCAAGGAGGAAGGGCCGGCGCTGTACTACATTGACAGCGACGGCACGAGGCTGGCGGGGAACCTGTTTTGCGTCGGGTCCGGCCAGACGTTTGCGTATGGCGTGCTGGATGCCGAGTACAGGTACGACttgacggtggaggaggcgctggAGCTGGGGAGCAGGAGTATCTTGGCTGCCACGCACAGGGATGCGTACTCGGGTGGGTTTATCAACTTATATCATGTCAAGGAGACCGGGTGGGAGAAGCACGGGTTTACGGACACGAACCCGGTGTTTTGGAAGacgaagctggagaagggcgAGTTTAGCAATGTTACGAGTGATTTCTCGGAGGAGGTTTAG
- the REG1_2 gene encoding protein phosphatase regulator (COG:S; EggNog:ENOG503NXI0), which translates to MAVVISSEENNYFSASTLRRSHSQPKFVTKNSGFHTSSSTSRLADLYPESTRSYSSSSVSSTPSSPRIIRIDSSDQLRSTKSGAKFSLVSGCEEVRNAESVTSEDDIIFPQYEERGGYFGRIEVSEPAPSPQAGYSYTSSPNDDENSAATSRPGTPDISERAEDDISLKVRPSRHVDYLSHNWREEDIWSSWKLIVSRRGDYSDSARLENASWRTWMKAKNKLSTVSPETLNWLKDCDVTWLYGPLQSGASMSNPRLKNSSSRLSKSNPQEKKKTILKKRTMSEIMLQRSLSTSSLVKQAAAAVQAQQKGGLKRGGQRPGLERATTDFVGFPFSSRGVSHDGTSLFPSTRSSGITSPFNEKKHIHFNEQVEQCIAVEIKGDDDEDDEPVRYDSDSDDGAIMMKRSAIKKRRPTMRRAASHAGNMESKTIAMLPSTTLKYRDDTPEPTETAMKHSTGIYKNSPVSPSSSQETLRPSKKSGKLFFASDDDDDDVSDDDDDEPVRFSSKSASASTSSSLGGSFGEGGSGLRRSTSTSSLSAEPVGMRRTSSGMFMPYEEGDSESSSGTSLIGRVIDTVNTARDIVHVIWNVGWRK; encoded by the exons ATGGCCGTGGTTATTTCATCCGAAGAGAATAACTATTTCTCTGCTTCAACGTTGCGCCGCTCTCACTCGCAACCAAAATTCGTCACAAAAAACTCGGGGTTCCatacctcatcctccacttCGCGGCTAGCAGATCTTTACCCAGAGTCAACAAGAAGCTATTCAAGCTCGAGCGTGTCTTCcacgccatcctcgccgcgCATTATTCGCATTGACTCATCAGACCAGCTGCGGTCAACAAAGTCTGGGGCAAAATTCTCCCTGGTGTCAGGTTGTGAGGAAGTCAGGAACGCCGAGTCGGTAACCTCGGAGGACGACATCATTTTTCCGCAGTACGAGGAGAGGGGTGGCTACTTCGGCCGTATTGAGGTGTCTGAGCCTGCACCAAGTCCTCAGGCGGGTTACTCATACACTTCGTCACCAAATGACGATGAGAACTCGGCAGCCACCTCACGGCCGGGGACACCCGACATATCAGAGAGAGCCGAGGATGACATCTCACTAAAGGTCCGGCCTTCTCGACATGTGGACTACCTCTCGCATAACTGGCGTGAGGAGGATATCTGGTCGTCGTGGAAGCTGATCGTCTCAAGAAGAGGCGATTACAGCGACTCTGCGCGGTTAGAAAATGCTTCCTGGCGAACATGGATGAAGGCGAAAAACAAGCTGAGCACAGTCTCGCCTGAGACGCTTAACTG GCTCAAAGACTGCGATGTAACGTGGCTTTATGGCCCATTACAGTCTGGTGCATCCATGTCAAACCCGAGATTGAAAAACTCGAGCTCGCGGTTATCAAAATCGAATCCtcaagagaagaagaagaccattttgaagaagaggacCATGTCAGAAATCATGCTTCAGAGGTCCCTGTCAACGTCATCGCTGGTTAAGCAagcagcggcggcagtgCAGGCGCAGCAGAAGGGTGGGCTGAAGCGAGGTGGTCAACGACCAGGACTCGAGCGTGCCACCACTGACTTTGTCGGCTTCCCATTCTCTTCGCGAGGCGTCAGCCATGACGGTACCAGCCTGTTCCCTTCCACAAGATCATCCGGCATCACATCTCCATTCAACGAGAAGAAGCACATCCATTTCAACGAGCAAGTGGAGCAGTGCATTGCGGTTGAGATCAAgggtgacgacgacgaggacgacgagccTGTCCGCTATGACAGTGACTCGGATGACGGTGCCATCATGATGAAGCGATCAGCCATCAAAAAGAGAAGACCAACCATGAGGAGGGCCGCGAGCCATGCTGGCAACATGGAAAGCAAAACAATCGCCATGCTGCCGTCGACCACGTTGAAATACCGGGACGACACGCCGGAGCCGACGGAGACGGCCATGAAGCACAGCACGGGAATTTACAAGAACTCGCCGGTatccccatcttcctctcaGGAGACATTGCGGCCATCCAAGAAGTCCGGCAAACTCTTTTTTGcgagcgacgacgacgacgacgacgtcagtgacgatgacgatgacgagccCGTCCGGTTTAGCAGCAAGAGCGCCAGCGCCAGCACCAGCTCTAGTCTCGGGGGCAGCTTTGGTGAAGGCGGCTCTGGATTGCGTCGGTCAACCTCGACGTCCAGTCTTTCGGCAGAACCAGTGGGGATGCGACGAACATCGTCGGGGATGTTTATGCCTTACGAAGAAGGAGATTCGGAATCATCGAGCGGAACCAGCCTCATTGGCCGGGTTATTGATACGGTAAATACGGCCCGGGACATTGTCCACGTTATCTGGAATGTTGGGTGGAGGAAATAA